The following proteins come from a genomic window of Brevibacillus antibioticus:
- a CDS encoding polysaccharide deacetylase family protein: MNKLNGPKEIALTFDDGPDQLWTPRVLDIFAHYQVKATFFCVGQMVKYNPKILERIVKEGHVVGNHSWDHPDFTKIPLLAVHEQVERTSDQIEKVVGVRPRMVRPPYGAVNEEVIQLFAASDYEMILWDIDSWDWKGLTGPQVASNILGHVTPGAVVLQHSAGGTKDTLKGSVDALPYVIEVLREQKYTFSTVSDMFQLAAYREKPCPVEKRRRGR, from the coding sequence GTGAACAAGCTCAATGGGCCCAAGGAAATCGCACTCACTTTTGACGATGGACCAGATCAGTTGTGGACGCCTCGTGTGTTAGACATATTCGCCCACTATCAAGTAAAGGCTACTTTCTTCTGTGTGGGACAAATGGTGAAGTACAATCCGAAAATACTGGAGCGGATCGTAAAGGAAGGTCACGTGGTAGGAAACCATAGCTGGGATCACCCTGACTTTACGAAAATCCCTCTCTTGGCTGTTCATGAGCAGGTAGAACGTACCTCAGATCAGATCGAAAAGGTAGTAGGTGTGAGACCTCGGATGGTTCGGCCGCCATATGGAGCGGTGAATGAGGAGGTCATCCAACTGTTTGCGGCGAGTGACTACGAAATGATTTTGTGGGATATAGACAGTTGGGATTGGAAAGGACTCACCGGTCCACAGGTCGCGAGTAACATCCTGGGACATGTCACCCCAGGCGCAGTCGTGCTTCAACATTCCGCTGGCGGTACGAAAGACACGCTGAAGGGGAGTGTGGACGCATTGCCCTATGTCATTGAGGTGTTACGCGAACAGAAATATACCTTTTCAACCGTTTCCGACATGTTTCAACTGGCAGCGTATCGAGAAAAGCCCTGTCCTGTCGAGAAAAGGAGAAGGGGCAGATAG
- a CDS encoding ABC transporter ATP-binding protein: protein MGKVLEVKDLHVSFDTYAGEVKAVRGVSFDLAKGETLAIVGESGSGKSVTSQALMRLIPSPPGRIPKGQVLFEGRDLVTLSEKEMQDVRGRDISMIFQDPMTSLNPTMTIGNQIMESFIKHQKLNRAEAHSRAIELLEMVGIPFAKERVDQYPHQFSGGMRQRIVIAIALACNPKIIIADEPTTALDVSIQAQILELLKELQKKMGTSIIFITHDLGVVANMADRVAVMYAGKIVEIGKVDEIFYDPKHPYTWGLLGSMPSLDSSDDELMSIPGSPPDMFKPPVGDAFAARNPFALKVDLEYEPPMFKISDTHYAATWLLHEMAPDIKPPASAVRRKVNSNEATEAPISTKKTFNYENREKLVEVKDLKQHFDLGNGHTLKAVDGITFDIYKGEIFGLVGESGCGKSTTGRTILRLYDATGGEVLFNGQSVHGKKTLEEKKWLNRKIQMIFQDPYSSLNPRLTVSDIIAEGLDIHRLANKEARIAKVHELLETVGLNREHANRYPHEFSGGQRQRIGIARALAVDPEFIIADEPISALDVSIQAQVINLLKRLQKEKGLTYLFIAHDLSMVKYISDRIGVMYRGRIVELAESNRLYENPIHPYTKSLLSAIPLPDPDYERNRKRIVFDDQEYLRDQGEERVLREVERGHFVACTQKEFERYGGGVLV from the coding sequence ATGGGAAAAGTTTTAGAAGTAAAAGATCTGCATGTGTCATTCGATACGTATGCAGGTGAAGTCAAAGCAGTACGGGGCGTCTCCTTCGATCTGGCAAAAGGAGAAACGCTCGCGATTGTTGGTGAATCTGGTTCCGGTAAATCCGTAACCTCACAAGCACTTATGCGCCTCATTCCTTCTCCTCCTGGACGCATTCCAAAAGGACAAGTTCTTTTTGAAGGAAGAGATTTGGTTACGCTTTCCGAAAAAGAAATGCAGGATGTTCGCGGTCGCGATATCTCGATGATCTTCCAAGACCCGATGACTTCCTTGAATCCGACGATGACTATCGGGAACCAAATCATGGAGAGCTTCATCAAACACCAAAAGCTGAACCGTGCAGAAGCGCATAGCCGTGCTATTGAACTGTTGGAAATGGTAGGGATACCATTTGCCAAAGAACGTGTCGATCAATACCCGCACCAGTTTTCTGGTGGGATGCGCCAACGGATTGTGATTGCCATCGCACTGGCCTGCAATCCAAAAATTATCATCGCCGATGAGCCGACAACGGCTCTGGACGTATCGATTCAAGCACAGATTTTGGAACTGCTAAAGGAATTGCAAAAGAAGATGGGTACCTCGATCATCTTTATTACGCATGACCTTGGTGTAGTTGCTAACATGGCAGACCGTGTAGCGGTTATGTATGCAGGTAAAATTGTGGAAATCGGTAAAGTCGATGAAATATTCTACGATCCTAAGCACCCGTATACATGGGGTCTATTAGGCTCCATGCCTAGCCTCGATTCCAGCGATGACGAGCTGATGTCCATTCCTGGATCGCCGCCGGACATGTTCAAGCCACCTGTAGGTGATGCTTTCGCGGCTCGTAACCCATTTGCGTTGAAGGTCGATCTGGAATATGAACCACCGATGTTCAAAATCTCCGATACGCACTATGCAGCAACATGGCTTTTGCATGAAATGGCACCTGACATCAAGCCGCCTGCTTCAGCTGTGAGACGAAAAGTCAATTCTAATGAGGCGACTGAGGCTCCAATAAGCACCAAAAAAACGTTCAACTACGAGAACCGTGAGAAGCTGGTTGAAGTCAAAGATTTGAAACAGCATTTTGACCTCGGAAATGGTCATACGCTGAAAGCTGTAGATGGTATCACCTTTGACATCTACAAAGGGGAAATCTTCGGCCTTGTGGGTGAATCCGGTTGCGGTAAATCCACCACCGGACGAACCATCCTTCGCCTGTACGATGCAACTGGCGGAGAGGTCTTGTTCAATGGACAAAGTGTACACGGAAAGAAAACACTCGAAGAAAAGAAATGGCTCAACCGCAAAATCCAGATGATCTTCCAAGACCCGTACTCGTCGTTGAATCCACGTCTGACCGTATCTGACATTATTGCGGAAGGTCTGGACATTCATCGTCTGGCGAACAAGGAAGCACGCATCGCCAAGGTACACGAGCTGTTGGAAACCGTTGGCCTCAACCGCGAGCACGCAAACCGTTACCCGCATGAGTTCAGCGGCGGACAGCGCCAACGGATCGGGATTGCACGGGCATTGGCTGTTGATCCGGAATTCATCATTGCCGATGAACCGATCTCTGCCCTCGACGTATCCATTCAGGCGCAGGTCATTAACCTGCTCAAGCGCCTGCAAAAAGAAAAAGGCCTGACCTATCTGTTCATCGCCCATGACCTGTCCATGGTTAAATACATCAGTGACCGCATTGGTGTGATGTACCGCGGACGTATTGTGGAGCTGGCAGAAAGTAATCGCCTGTACGAGAATCCGATTCATCCGTACACCAAATCGTTGCTCTCGGCAATTCCATTGCCAGACCCTGATTATGAGCGCAACCGTAAGCGCATCGTTTTCGATGATCAGGAATATTTGCGAGATCAAGGGGAAGAACGCGTCTTGCGTGAAGTTGAGCGCGGTCACTTTGTCGCTTGCACCCAGAAAGAATTCGAAAGATACGGCGGCGGCGTTTTGGTGTAA
- a CDS encoding heavy metal translocating P-type ATPase: MAEERKKEECCSGHQCGSEHTHAGKILTVLEPAAAEPESAGILSSQAVVYRVTGMDCSSCAKSLEKHMQTLPAVKEVNVNFSTGKMQLVADGLGEDAVVKEVAKAGYSAMLLTRGTAKAVPKTDQAGTALTTISGVLLALGFLGSLLPSISPLVVTVLYALSIMSGGYRPARSAFYSIKSGSLDMNVLMSVAAVGAALIGEWLEGATVVWLFSIGTLLQTKSIEKTRDSIRNLMDLAPPEAWVKEGESLSRKPVEDIAVGQVIVVKPGEKIPLDGVIVHGTSSVNQAPITGESIPVDKLVGDSVFAGSVNESGAVEIKVTKLVEDTAIARIIHLVEEAQEKKAPTQAFVDKFATIYTPIVLVLALLVIVFPPLLGLGTWGEWFYRALELLVVACPCALVISTPVAIVSAIGNAARNGVLIKGGTFLEKAGAITAIAFDKTGTLTEGKPQVAAVIEMEGSEDEVVSIARTIEERSSHPIAQAILTYAKQKQIASQSGQDFKAIVGKGASAVIGTETFYAGKPALFQELGVDLSAWQMKIESLQSEGNTLVVIGTATKLIGMIAVADTIREITVSAIGKLKAAGIEDIVMLTGDNEGTAKKVASQTGVNRYFAELLPQDKVEAVKRLQQEGKVVAMVGDGINDAPALASADLGIAMGGAGTDTAMETADIVLMADNLEKLPHTMKVSRKALSIIKQNIWFSIIVKLVALVLIFPGYLTLWLAVLSDTGAALLVILNSMRLLRMKD; encoded by the coding sequence ATGGCAGAAGAACGAAAAAAAGAAGAGTGTTGCAGTGGGCATCAATGCGGAAGTGAGCATACGCATGCGGGTAAAATTCTCACGGTTCTCGAGCCTGCGGCTGCGGAACCAGAAAGCGCAGGCATTCTTTCTTCACAGGCTGTTGTCTATCGCGTTACAGGTATGGATTGCAGTTCGTGTGCCAAATCGCTGGAAAAGCATATGCAGACGTTGCCTGCCGTAAAAGAGGTAAACGTGAACTTTTCCACGGGTAAAATGCAGCTCGTCGCGGATGGACTGGGAGAAGATGCGGTGGTCAAGGAAGTCGCCAAGGCTGGCTACAGTGCCATGCTGCTTACGAGAGGCACTGCTAAAGCAGTACCGAAAACGGATCAAGCAGGGACGGCACTGACGACGATTTCCGGTGTGCTGTTGGCTCTTGGTTTTCTAGGTTCCTTATTGCCTAGCATATCTCCACTGGTCGTTACTGTGCTCTATGCGTTGTCAATCATGAGTGGCGGCTACCGACCTGCGCGAAGTGCTTTTTACTCGATCAAAAGCGGCTCCCTGGATATGAACGTATTGATGTCTGTTGCGGCTGTTGGAGCAGCATTAATCGGGGAGTGGCTGGAGGGAGCGACAGTCGTCTGGCTCTTTTCCATCGGAACCTTGTTACAGACCAAGTCGATTGAAAAAACGAGGGACTCCATACGCAATCTAATGGATTTGGCTCCGCCTGAAGCATGGGTCAAAGAAGGGGAGTCTCTTAGCCGCAAGCCAGTTGAGGACATCGCTGTCGGTCAAGTCATCGTAGTGAAGCCGGGAGAGAAAATCCCGCTGGATGGTGTGATCGTACACGGGACATCGAGCGTCAATCAGGCCCCGATTACAGGTGAATCAATTCCTGTAGATAAGCTGGTCGGTGACAGTGTTTTTGCAGGGAGTGTCAACGAAAGCGGCGCGGTGGAGATCAAGGTGACAAAGCTGGTGGAGGATACGGCGATTGCCAGAATCATCCACCTCGTGGAGGAAGCGCAGGAGAAAAAAGCGCCTACGCAGGCATTCGTCGACAAATTCGCTACGATCTACACACCAATCGTGCTCGTGCTGGCTTTGCTCGTGATCGTATTCCCGCCATTACTCGGACTCGGTACCTGGGGAGAATGGTTTTACAGAGCGCTTGAGCTACTGGTTGTTGCTTGCCCGTGCGCACTGGTCATTTCCACGCCAGTTGCGATTGTGTCCGCGATTGGAAATGCAGCGAGAAACGGCGTCCTGATCAAAGGTGGTACGTTTTTGGAAAAAGCAGGAGCGATTACCGCGATTGCTTTCGATAAAACGGGTACATTGACGGAAGGAAAACCACAGGTTGCAGCGGTGATCGAGATGGAGGGAAGCGAGGACGAAGTAGTGTCGATCGCCAGAACGATTGAAGAGCGTTCTTCCCATCCGATTGCACAAGCGATTCTCACCTATGCGAAACAAAAGCAGATTGCTTCCCAGAGTGGGCAAGATTTCAAGGCGATCGTCGGAAAAGGGGCGAGCGCTGTCATCGGAACCGAAACATTTTATGCAGGGAAGCCCGCCCTGTTTCAAGAGCTGGGAGTCGATCTGTCTGCATGGCAAATGAAAATAGAGTCGTTGCAGAGTGAAGGAAATACACTGGTAGTTATCGGTACCGCAACGAAATTGATCGGGATGATTGCGGTTGCCGACACCATTCGTGAGATTACGGTTAGTGCTATTGGCAAGCTCAAGGCCGCAGGTATCGAAGACATCGTAATGCTGACTGGTGACAATGAGGGGACGGCGAAAAAAGTAGCGAGTCAGACTGGTGTGAACCGTTATTTTGCAGAGCTGCTGCCACAAGATAAGGTAGAAGCGGTCAAACGCCTACAGCAAGAAGGCAAGGTCGTCGCCATGGTGGGGGACGGGATCAATGATGCGCCTGCTCTCGCATCAGCTGATTTGGGGATTGCCATGGGTGGAGCTGGCACCGATACGGCAATGGAAACCGCGGATATCGTACTGATGGCTGACAACCTCGAAAAGCTGCCGCACACGATGAAGGTCAGCAGAAAAGCACTCTCGATTATCAAGCAAAACATTTGGTTCTCGATCATCGTGAAGCTGGTTGCACTCGTGCTGATATTCCCAGGCTATCTAACCTTGTGGCTGGCGGTGCTCAGTGACACGGGAGCCGCCTTGCTAGTCATCTTAAACAGCATGAGACTCTTGCGCATGAAGGACTAA
- a CDS encoding ArsR/SmtB family transcription factor, translating to MDDICEIQCFDEEKVNRLKPFATESEGVAKIFKALADDTRAKIIHILSMEDELCVCDVAAIIGSSIANTSHHLRLLRNMGLAKYRKEGKLVFYSLDDDHVRHLISAGIEHAKEQKTIVRAT from the coding sequence GTGGATGACATCTGTGAAATCCAATGTTTTGATGAGGAAAAAGTAAATCGGTTAAAGCCGTTCGCCACAGAATCAGAAGGGGTAGCAAAAATCTTCAAGGCGTTGGCCGATGACACCCGCGCCAAAATCATTCACATCCTCTCGATGGAAGACGAGCTCTGTGTCTGTGATGTGGCTGCTATCATCGGAAGCTCGATCGCTAACACCTCCCACCATCTGCGGCTTCTTCGCAACATGGGACTGGCCAAGTACCGCAAAGAAGGAAAGCTCGTTTTTTACTCGTTGGATGATGACCATGTACGCCATCTCATATCTGCGGGGATTGAACACGCTAAAGAACAGAAAACCATTGTCCGAGCTACCTGA
- a CDS encoding sensor histidine kinase: MKSLYVRVVLTFVAIVLISGTLGFLLANEYYQRNLRAYNEQKIMSIGQQMIDLYEHKSSLDLPAFMTHVANLNFQLYLVDENGAASQFGAPFRDQQIEPAIIQKVLAGETYRGITEEQHGLFVTGFFENTLTNSIGLPLTAEGKKYALFVRPNIEQQFGEVHIMFALLLAAMFVLSLILILTFTRYLVKPIEKLSHATKKLAEGQYDIHLDISRRDEIGDLAMHFARMTESLKQLDEMRQEFVSNVSHEIQSPLTSIQGFSQAIRSGGVTSDQRELYLTIIEEESRRLSSLSKQLLTLASLDKETGLYEPTRFRLDEQIRQVLLVLEHQWQQKKLAMELTLPETFIVGDKQLLNQVWMNLLANSIKFTPIAGSISIAIQKDTRIVVTIRDTGIGMSEEEQEHVFDRFYKGDKSRNREATGSGLGLSIVQKIVQVAKGSIHLQSRIGEGTTVTVSLPTGEHPTA; this comes from the coding sequence GTGAAATCTCTCTACGTCCGGGTCGTTCTTACCTTCGTCGCAATTGTACTGATCAGCGGCACACTTGGATTTTTGTTGGCAAATGAGTATTATCAACGCAATCTGCGCGCTTATAATGAACAAAAAATCATGAGCATCGGACAGCAAATGATTGATTTGTATGAGCATAAATCGTCGCTCGACCTGCCCGCCTTTATGACTCATGTCGCCAATTTGAATTTTCAGCTGTATCTCGTGGATGAGAATGGTGCTGCAAGCCAGTTCGGAGCACCTTTTCGCGATCAGCAGATAGAGCCTGCCATTATTCAAAAAGTGTTGGCGGGTGAGACCTACAGAGGGATTACAGAAGAACAGCACGGCTTGTTTGTGACCGGATTTTTTGAAAACACGTTAACAAACAGCATTGGCTTGCCACTTACAGCAGAAGGGAAAAAATACGCCCTGTTTGTACGGCCAAATATTGAGCAGCAGTTTGGTGAGGTGCACATTATGTTTGCCTTGCTGCTGGCAGCGATGTTTGTGCTTAGCTTAATCCTGATTTTGACATTTACCCGTTATTTGGTGAAGCCAATCGAGAAACTGAGCCATGCGACTAAAAAGCTGGCAGAAGGGCAGTACGATATCCACTTGGACATCTCTCGCCGGGATGAAATTGGCGATTTGGCCATGCATTTTGCCAGGATGACAGAGTCACTCAAACAACTCGACGAGATGCGCCAAGAGTTTGTCTCCAATGTCTCTCATGAAATCCAGTCTCCATTGACATCGATCCAAGGCTTTTCTCAAGCCATCCGCAGTGGTGGTGTGACAAGCGATCAGCGGGAGTTGTACTTGACTATCATCGAAGAGGAGAGCAGGCGGCTGTCTTCCCTGAGCAAGCAGTTGTTGACGCTCGCTTCCCTGGACAAAGAGACAGGTCTGTACGAACCGACACGTTTTCGTCTGGATGAGCAGATCAGGCAAGTCCTCTTAGTTTTGGAGCATCAGTGGCAACAAAAAAAGCTCGCGATGGAGCTGACTTTACCGGAGACCTTCATCGTGGGTGACAAGCAGCTGCTCAATCAAGTATGGATGAACCTACTTGCGAACAGTATCAAATTCACACCAATAGCAGGCTCTATTTCCATTGCGATACAAAAGGATACGCGAATCGTCGTGACCATTCGGGATACAGGGATCGGCATGTCAGAAGAAGAGCAGGAGCATGTCTTTGACCGTTTTTACAAAGGAGACAAGTCACGCAATCGAGAAGCAACGGGAAGCGGTCTCGGTCTTTCTATCGTGCAAAAAATTGTGCAGGTCGCAAAAGGCAGCATACATCTTCAAAGCCGTATAGGCGAAGGGACAACGGTTACAGTCAGCCTACCGACGGGTGAGCATCCTACTGCGTAA